The following is a genomic window from Devosia neptuniae.
GAAGAATGGCCTGATCCGCAATCTGCAGGATCGGTTGTTCACCCGGCTGGCGCGCAATGCCAGCGACGCGACGGAATATTTCCATATCCCCACCGGCCGCGTGGTGGAAATCGGCACCCAGGTCGTGCTGTAGTTGGCATCTCTGGATATCGCCATTTGTGGCGCGGGGCCGGCTGGCCTCGCCACTGCGCTTTATATGCGGCGGTTGGGACATAGGACGGTCATCCTCGAACGCTTCGACGCGCCCAAGCCGCTGGGCTCGGGGCTTATCTTGCAGCCCACGGGCCAGGCCGTATTGCACGATCTCGGATTGCTCGACGCCATAGAGGCGCTCGGCGCACCCATCGAGCGCTTGCATGGTGCCGATGCCCGCACCGGCCGGGTGGTGCTCGACGTGCGCTACAATAGCCTGCCGGGTATTGGGCGCGGGCTTGGTATTCACCGCGCGGCGTTGTTCAGCGTGTTGCATGACGCCGTGCTGGCGGCGGGCATTCCCATCCGCACCGGCCATGCCGTCGCTGCCTTGAGCGATCTATCCGATGGACGCCGCGCGGTTATCCTGGCCGAGGAGCAGCGCACCGAGCCATTCGATCTGGTGATCGACTGTCTGGGTAGTGGCTCTCCTTTGAAGCCCCATTCCGCCGGGCAGGGCAAATCGCGCAGCCTGCCATTTGGCGCCATCTGGGGCACCGTCCCCTGGCATGAGCAAGGGTTTGAGGCGACGGCGCTGACCCAACGCTACCGGGCGGCCAGCGTCATGATCGGCGTCTTGCCCATCGGGCGTTCGAGTCCTGATGGCCCGCCACTGGCGGCTTTCTTCTGGAGCCTCAAGCCAGACGACTACGAAGCGATCCGCCAAAACGGCTTGGCCGCCTGGAAGGCGGAGGTGCTGAGCCACTGGCCGGGCGTGCAAGTCCATCTCGATGCTGTGGACGATTTTGCCGATATGACCCTGGCGCGCTATGCCCACCACACCATGACAGTGCCGGCTGGTGAGGCGCTGGCCTTTGTCGGCGACAGCGCCCATTCGGCCAGCCCGCAATTGGGGCAGGGCGCCAATATGGCGCTGCTCGACGCCCGCGCGCTGCACCTGGCGCTGCGCGAGCATCCCGATGATCTGGGCAAGGCGCTGGCCCATTACGCCAAGCTGCGGCGCGGCCATGTCAGGCTGTATCAGGCGCTCAGCGCCATGTTCACGCCGTTCTATCAATCGGACAGCCGCGTGCTGCCGGTGATCCGCGATCTATTCGTGTCGGTGCTGGCGAAAATCCCGCCGGCCCCGCAATTGCTGGCAGCAATTGTCGCGGGGGCGCTGCTCTCGCCGATCAAGAAACTGGATCTGAAGGCACCGCCGCGCGGCTAGCTACTTCACCACGTCCGGGCACACATAGGGCACACTGGCCAGCGCGAAATGCTGTTCCTGCACGTCGCTGCCCAGCTTGAGGCTGAGTACCAGTTCGGTGGCGGTGACGCTGGAAATATCGGCATTGATGGTCATGCCATCCTCGTCCCAGCTGATGGCGGTGTCGGACACCTGCTGCCATTTGGAGAGGCGATAGGTTTCCCAGCAGCTGTCGGAGACCAGCGTACCGTCCTCAAGGAAAATCTGCATCGGGCCCGGGCGCGAGGGATCGTCATCGGTGCGGACCCAGACCTTGTTGAGCAGCGGGTTGGCGGTTTCCCCGGCATCGTCGGTGGCGTCTTCGACGTCCTGGGCATCCTGGCCTGCGGCGGGCAAACTTGCCGCGCCAACGCCCCAAACGCTCAGCAAAGCAATGATCGCAGCTTTGGTATCCATCCGGCACTTCTCCCGTGTCTCACCATGCATCTGGTGATTATCCCCGCGCCCGCCAAGGGAGCGGGGAAAAAACGGCGAATTTAGGTTGGCTGCGTTGCTATTCGGCAATAGCGCTCATCACGCGCTGCCATTCCTTCACGCGCTTGGTCTGATTGGGCCATAGATCATAATCGGTGATGCCGAGCGCCTGCTGGGCATGCTGGGGCCAGTTGGGATCGTCGAGCGCGCCGCGCGCCAGGGCGATGAAATCGGTGTGGCCCTTGGCGATCAATGCGTCATCGGCCTTGGGGTCGCCGCCGAGCAGGCCCACGGCCATGACGGGAATGTCGGCGCCGTCGCGCACGGCCTTGGCCAGCGGCACCTGATAGGCGGGGCCGGTCTTGATCGAGGCGCCATCAAAGCCGCCGCTCGAGCAATCGACGGCGTCGACGCCCAGCGCCTTGAGTTCGCGGGCGAGCACGACGCTATCCTCGGTCTGCCAGCCATCGGGGTGATGATCGCTGACCGACAGGCGCACCAGCAGGGGCTTGTCCATGGGCCAGACGGCGCGCACGGCCTCGGCCACTTCGAGCACCAGCCGCATGCGGTTTTCCCGGCTGCCGCCATAGCGATCGGTGCGCCTATTGGCGAGCGGGGAGAGGAATTGGTTGAGCAGGTAGCCATGTGCGGCGTGGATTTCGACCGTGTCGAAGCCGGCCTGATTGGCGCGCACTGCCGCCGCCGCGAAGGCCTCGATGATGTGGGCGATGCCTGCGTCGTCCAGTTCGGTGGGCTTGGTGAAATTGCGGTTTTCGGCATGGATGAGCGGGCTTGGGCCCACCGGGGTCCAGCTCTCGAAACCGATGGCGTGCTTTTCCGCCTCGGTTTCGTCAAAGCCATTGCGCCACGGCACGGGTGTCGAGGCCTTGCGGCCGGCATGGGCGAGCTGAATGCCCGCCGCCGCACCCTGGCTCTGGATGAATTGCACAATGCGGGCGAGGGCGGGGATGTGTTCGTCCTTCCACAGGCCAAGATCGCCATAGGAGATGCGGCCTTCCGGAACGACGCCGGTCGCTTCCAGAATGACGAGGCCAAAACCGCCAATGGCAAAGCGCCCCAGATGCACCAGGTGCCAATCGGTGGCAAAGCCATCCTTGGCCGAATATTGGCACATGGGGGCGACGACGGTGCGGTTGCGCAGGGTGACGCCGCGCAGGGTGGCAGGCGAGAAAAGCTGAGGCATAGGGGGCTCGTGGCGGTCAAACAGGGCCGGGAGGCGGCCGCCACAAGCATGCACATTCCCATATTCATCGGCAAGTGCCGATGGAACATTCACTGAGGCCGGTCTGCAAATGGCGGTTTGCGAGCCGCGATCCCCGCTTTTTCGCATATGCGAAAAAGCTGACCTCCCTCCCTCTTGAGGGGAGGGATTGAGGGTGGGGGTGTCGGGGCCCAGGCGAGCGCCGAGTTCATTGATGGTCCGACACCCCCACCCTAGCCCTCCCCTCAAGGGGGAGGGGACTGGATCGCGGCTCGCGGCTGAATGTCGAACCTAACGGGCGGTGGCGAAGCTTGATTGCGTGGTCTGTCGGCCGACCAGCCCGGTCATGCGGAGGGCGGCGACGAAGGACAGGGCCGCGACGGCCGCGCCGAGCACGAAGACCGGGATGATCGCGTGGTGGATCTGGTCTGATGTGACCGCGGTGGCAAAGCCGGCAGAATTGGCAGCCACGCCGGCCAGAGCCGCGCCGATGGCGTTGCCGGCCGATTGGGTGGTGGGCAGCAGGGCTGAGGTGCGGTCGCGGTCGGCGTCGCTGGCCGATTCCATCAGCGTGAGGTTGAGATAGCCGTTGGACATGCCGAACCCCGCGCCGATCGCCAATTGTGCGATCAGGACGATCACGATCTGGCTTGTGAGCAAGCCAACCAGCACGCCCAGGAGGCCAAGCGTGATGAGGGCAGGGCCGGTGCGGATCAGCACTTTGCGCGTCGCGCGCTCGCGCACATTGGCCACGGTGATGGCAGATAGACTCCAGGCCACGGCCATGACTGCACCGATGGCGCCGGCCAGGGTGGGACCATAGCCCCAGAGCTGCTGCACCAGCAGCACCAGATAGACGGCGGCCGAAGCCCCGGCGATGGGCATGAGCAGCACGACCCAGAAGCCGCTGCCGATCACCGAATTGGGCCAGAAGGCACCCGTCGGCATCAGGCGGACGCGGCTGCGCCGATCGAGCAGCACCGAGCCGGCGAGCAGCAATGCGGCGCCGACCAGCAATGCCGTCGCTTGCAGCGGCGGGGCGATGCTGGCCAGGGCAACCAGCATGATCCCGCCGCCAATGGTGAGCAGGCGAATGCCGGGAAAGCCGGGGCTTTGGGTGTCCGAATCCCTGGATTTGCCGGGCACGACGAACATGACCATCACGGCAAAGATCAACACCAGCGGCACATTGACCAGGAAGGCGGCGCGCCAAGACACCAGTTCGGTCAATAGCCCGGCGCCGAGCGGTCCGCCAAAGGCGGCCACGGCCCAGACCGAGGCCTGGGTGCCGAACACTTTGGGCACGAGGCGGGAGGGGAAGAGTTCGGGGATCAGCGCGAAACAGATGGCGGCGACGATGCCTTCGCCCAGGCCCTGGAACGAGCGGCCGACCAGTACTTCGGTCATGGTGGAGGCATTGGAGGCGATCAGCGTGCCGACGAGGAACACGGCGCTGGAGGCCAAGAGCGCGGTGCGCGAGCCGAGGCGTTGCTTGATCAGCGCGGCGCCGGCGCCACCCATGATGGCAAAGACCAGATAGAGCGTCAGCGCCCAGGAAATTAGCTCGATGCCGCCCAGATGCAGTACCGCAGTGGGCAGCGCCGTGCCGGCGAGAAAGGCGTTGAAGGCGAAGAGCGCAACGCCCAGGCACAGGATCAGCGTGACCGTGGCATAGCGCGGCGCAAAGATCTCCGCCCAGCTGCCGCTGCTGGAAGTTTCAGACATATAGGCCTCCCTGGAATAAACAAGTTGTGTCTTGTTATATCCAGCAAATTAAAAAAGCAATTGCTTGTTTTATTGAGCGGTGTCGAAACCCGCTTGGACGAGGCTAGCACAGGCGGGTTGGAAAAATGGCGGGCATGTCGATTTGCGGCTGGTTTGTTCGTCGTGTGGTCAAAGCCGGCCATTGTGGCCTGGCTCCCGTGCTCGAATGGAGAACACCATGTTCGCACGCTTGTTTCGCTCACTCGTTGCGCTGACGGCATTCGCCGCCGTCAATCCAGCCCTTGCTCAAACCACAGAGGAGACTCCCGCCATGCCCACTCCCGTTCAATCAGGCTATGCGCCGGTCAATGGCGTCGAGATTTATTATGAGGTGCACGGGCAGGGTACGCCCATCGTCCTGCTGCATGGCGGGCTGATGTCGGCCAGCAGTTTCGCGCCGATCGTTGGGACTCTGACCGAGAACCACCAGGTCATCGGCATCGACCTGCAGGGGCATGGCCATACTTTGCCGTTTGAGCGGCCGATGAGCTTTGAGGCTATGGCCGCCGACGTTGCCGGCGTGATCGAATATCTGAAATTGGACGCGCCCGCCGTGCTTGGTTATTCGCTGGGGGCGACGACCGCGCTGCGGCTGGCGCTCGATCGGCCTGAACTGGTCGGCAAGCTGATCGTGGTGTCCGCGCCTTATGCGTTCGAGGGTTGGCACAGCTATAATGCCGAAGGCATGCGCGCCATGACCGGCGAAATGGCGGCCGGCATGGTGGGCTCGCCGCTCTACAATGCCTATGCCGCCGAACAGCCCGATGCTGAGCAACACTTCCCCATTCTGCTCGACAAGGTCGGCGATATGATGCGCGGTGGGTTCGATTATTCCGCCGAGATCGGCAGCCTCAACATGCCGACCATGCTGGTTTATAGTGATTGGGACGCGATAAAGACCAGCCACATGGCTCAGTTCTTCGAGCTATTGGGTGGCGGCCAGCATGATGCGGGCTGGGATGGCTCGGGGATGAACCAGAACCGGCTGGCGATCATTCCGGGGCTGACGCATTACACGATGATCTCGCCGCAACTGGCCGAGATTGCGCTGGGATTTATCGGAGACGGTGAATAGACATTCCATCCGCGTGCCGCTCCTCCCCGCTAGGCGCTGTCCATTTTCTGAAGACTGCCGGTCAGCACTTTGGTGCGGGGAGGGCCGCTATAGGTGCCGTTGAGGCGTTCGAGCAGCATCTGCGTGGCCATGTTGGCTTGCAGGGCCGGCTGCACCCCGGCGCGGGTCAGGTGCGGGCGGATATAGTTCATCTGTGGCTGGTCGCCGTAGACGGCGACGGCAAGGTCTTCCGGGACGTGGATGCCGTGGTCGAACAGGCGGGCGATGCCGCCGAGCGTCATCAGGTGGTTGCCGAAGAATAGTGCCGTGGGCATGTGCTGTTTGTGCGTCTCTAGCAGCCAGTCGACGCCTTCAATTCCGGATGGCGCCAGGAATGTCCCTTCCCATTCCAGGATGTCGTCGGGCGCCAGGCCACTGTCCAGCAGGCCATTGCGCAGACCGCGGGCGCGGTCCATCGCCTCGCTGAAGAAATGCGGGCCGGTGATCTGCGCCACGCGGCGATGACCGCGTTCTGCCAGATACTTGCCCATGTCGTAGCATGCGCTCTCATCGTCGACCCGCAGGCTATCGACGGCCTGGTTGGGGAGCTTGCCGATAAAGACCGTGGGGATGTCGATGCTCAACAGGGCGTCGTGCATGCCGTGGAGGGCAAAGTCGCCGATGATCAGGCCATCGACCCGCTTGTTGCGGATTTGCCTGAGATATTCGTAGACGTGCTCCTGGCTATGGCCGCCGGGGACATCGGTGTTGAAGATCAGGGTGTCCAGACCAACCGCCTCCAGGTCCGTCTGCACGGTCTTGACCAACTCCGGGTAGAAGGGGTTGCGGATGTCGGGGATGAGCATGGCGACCATATTGGTGCGGCCGGTGCGCAGGCTCTGCGCCTGCGGATTTGGGAAATAGCCCAGTTCCGCCACGGCCTGCATCACGCGTTCGCGCAGATGCGGGGACACGCGGTCGGCATGATTGAGCACATGCGACACGGTGGTCCGGGACACGCCGGCGCGTTCGGCAACCTTGGAGATCGTTGTCATGGGTTAATTCGCTAGCATCCAAGCGGGCAGTTTGCAAATCGGTTTGTGAATGCATTTGCAAACCGATTTTTTGGTGCTACGGTTTGCTCGTCGGGAAACAATTCCCGGCGGCAGATGGCCAAACTGACATGAGTGCAGTGCCGAATCGCCTTCAGGGAGAACGATGCATGAGCCTTTTCGACAGCGCTTAGCCGAGGTTCCGCGAGCTTAATCATTCACGAGTGGCAGCCTCTCCCGACGGTTTTTGCGAGCGTCGGTGGCTCCGTCCTTTCGCCCATGTGCCAGCGCTTGGCTGGCCCGTGTCCGCCCCCGCTTTGACCTCATTCACTCTGGCAAATTCATGAACGCACCTTTTTCCGGCCTCGACCTCAATCTCGGGAATCTC
Proteins encoded in this region:
- a CDS encoding FAD-dependent oxidoreductase, whose product is MASLDIAICGAGPAGLATALYMRRLGHRTVILERFDAPKPLGSGLILQPTGQAVLHDLGLLDAIEALGAPIERLHGADARTGRVVLDVRYNSLPGIGRGLGIHRAALFSVLHDAVLAAGIPIRTGHAVAALSDLSDGRRAVILAEEQRTEPFDLVIDCLGSGSPLKPHSAGQGKSRSLPFGAIWGTVPWHEQGFEATALTQRYRAASVMIGVLPIGRSSPDGPPLAAFFWSLKPDDYEAIRQNGLAAWKAEVLSHWPGVQVHLDAVDDFADMTLARYAHHTMTVPAGEALAFVGDSAHSASPQLGQGANMALLDARALHLALREHPDDLGKALAHYAKLRRGHVRLYQALSAMFTPFYQSDSRVLPVIRDLFVSVLAKIPPAPQLLAAIVAGALLSPIKKLDLKAPPRG
- a CDS encoding NADH:flavin oxidoreductase/NADH oxidase, giving the protein MPQLFSPATLRGVTLRNRTVVAPMCQYSAKDGFATDWHLVHLGRFAIGGFGLVILEATGVVPEGRISYGDLGLWKDEHIPALARIVQFIQSQGAAAGIQLAHAGRKASTPVPWRNGFDETEAEKHAIGFESWTPVGPSPLIHAENRNFTKPTELDDAGIAHIIEAFAAAAVRANQAGFDTVEIHAAHGYLLNQFLSPLANRRTDRYGGSRENRMRLVLEVAEAVRAVWPMDKPLLVRLSVSDHHPDGWQTEDSVVLARELKALGVDAVDCSSGGFDGASIKTGPAYQVPLAKAVRDGADIPVMAVGLLGGDPKADDALIAKGHTDFIALARGALDDPNWPQHAQQALGITDYDLWPNQTKRVKEWQRVMSAIAE
- a CDS encoding MFS transporter, with product MSETSSSGSWAEIFAPRYATVTLILCLGVALFAFNAFLAGTALPTAVLHLGGIELISWALTLYLVFAIMGGAGAALIKQRLGSRTALLASSAVFLVGTLIASNASTMTEVLVGRSFQGLGEGIVAAICFALIPELFPSRLVPKVFGTQASVWAVAAFGGPLGAGLLTELVSWRAAFLVNVPLVLIFAVMVMFVVPGKSRDSDTQSPGFPGIRLLTIGGGIMLVALASIAPPLQATALLVGAALLLAGSVLLDRRSRVRLMPTGAFWPNSVIGSGFWVVLLMPIAGASAAVYLVLLVQQLWGYGPTLAGAIGAVMAVAWSLSAITVANVRERATRKVLIRTGPALITLGLLGVLVGLLTSQIVIVLIAQLAIGAGFGMSNGYLNLTLMESASDADRDRTSALLPTTQSAGNAIGAALAGVAANSAGFATAVTSDQIHHAIIPVFVLGAAVAALSFVAALRMTGLVGRQTTQSSFATAR
- a CDS encoding alpha/beta fold hydrolase: MPTPVQSGYAPVNGVEIYYEVHGQGTPIVLLHGGLMSASSFAPIVGTLTENHQVIGIDLQGHGHTLPFERPMSFEAMAADVAGVIEYLKLDAPAVLGYSLGATTALRLALDRPELVGKLIVVSAPYAFEGWHSYNAEGMRAMTGEMAAGMVGSPLYNAYAAEQPDAEQHFPILLDKVGDMMRGGFDYSAEIGSLNMPTMLVYSDWDAIKTSHMAQFFELLGGGQHDAGWDGSGMNQNRLAIIPGLTHYTMISPQLAEIALGFIGDGE
- a CDS encoding LacI family DNA-binding transcriptional regulator gives rise to the protein MTTISKVAERAGVSRTTVSHVLNHADRVSPHLRERVMQAVAELGYFPNPQAQSLRTGRTNMVAMLIPDIRNPFYPELVKTVQTDLEAVGLDTLIFNTDVPGGHSQEHVYEYLRQIRNKRVDGLIIGDFALHGMHDALLSIDIPTVFIGKLPNQAVDSLRVDDESACYDMGKYLAERGHRRVAQITGPHFFSEAMDRARGLRNGLLDSGLAPDDILEWEGTFLAPSGIEGVDWLLETHKQHMPTALFFGNHLMTLGGIARLFDHGIHVPEDLAVAVYGDQPQMNYIRPHLTRAGVQPALQANMATQMLLERLNGTYSGPPRTKVLTGSLQKMDSA